A window of Candidatus Rokuibacteriota bacterium genomic DNA:
GGGTCCTTCGTCGGCGACGTTCTCATGCCGCCGATCGGCCTTCTCCTGGCCAAGGCGGAAGTCGGCAGCCTCTTCGTCAACCTCTCGGGACAACACTACCCGAGCGTCGCGGCGGCCAAGGCGGCGGGCGCGCCGACGCTCAACTACGGCGCGTTCCTCCAGGCCATCGTGGACTTCCTGATCGTGGCATTCGCCGTCTTCGTCCTGATCAAGCAGGTCAACCGGCTCTTCCCCCCGGCCGCGCCGGCTCACACCACGCGCCCGTGCCCGCTCTGCCTGTCGCAGATCCCGCTCCAGGCCACGCGCTGCGCCCACTGCACGTCGGAGGTCAAGCCGGCATAGGCAGGCTCTCGACGTGCTGCACGAGCTTCCGTTCGTGGACCTCGACCTCGCCACGCCGTCCCGGAGCTCTTCGCCCGCCGTCCCAGGTCGGCTCGGCCGTCCTTGACCCACAGAGAGTCTCCGGCTAAGGTCGGCCCACTCGTCCTACGAAGGAAACCGGCTCGACTCCCCCAGTCGGAGGCCTCCCCGGCATGACGTGTCCCCGGTGCCAGCAGGACAACCCGCCCCACGCCAGGTTCTGCCTCGGCTGCGGAGCCCGCCTCGCGCTCGCCTGCGGCTCCTGTGGCGCAGAATTACCCGGGAGCGCCCGCTTCTGCCTCCAGTGTGGCCAAGCCGTGGTTGCAGGCACCGCGGCCCCGGTTCGTTCGCCCGCCCCGGAGACGTACACCCCCAAGCACCTGGCCGAGAAGATCCTCACCTCCAAGGCCGCTCTCGAAGGCGAGCGCAAGCAGGTCACCGTCCTCTTCGCCGACCTCAAGGGCTCGATGGAACTGCTCGCCGACCGCGATCCCGAGGAAGCGCGCAAGCTCCTCGATCC
This region includes:
- the mscL gene encoding large conductance mechanosensitive channel protein MscL, with amino-acid sequence MLKQFKEFIARGNVAELAVGVIIGAAFGKIVGSFVGDVLMPPIGLLLAKAEVGSLFVNLSGQHYPSVAAAKAAGAPTLNYGAFLQAIVDFLIVAFAVFVLIKQVNRLFPPAAPAHTTRPCPLCLSQIPLQATRCAHCTSEVKPA